In Prunus dulcis chromosome 1, ALMONDv2, whole genome shotgun sequence, the following are encoded in one genomic region:
- the LOC117632490 gene encoding RNA-binding KH domain-containing protein PEPPER isoform X2: protein MATAQPTENGSAKVTEPDLQQPASETTTASITVPESDQTATTATADNNPNQNPEPDSGPQPEPRAQETTTTVSGDATSIADKRWPGWPGDCVFRLIVPVLKVGSIIGRKGELIKKMCEETRARIRVLDGAVGTPDRIVLISGREEPEAPLSPAMDAVIRIFKRISGLADSEGDAKVSGPAGVAFCSIRLLVASTQAINLIGKQGSLIKSIQESTGASVRVLSGDEVPFYAAAEERIVELQGEALKVLKAVEAVVAHLRKFLVDHSVLPLFEKTYNATISQERQPDTWADKSLLHTASQTGVSTNYSLSAKRESLFLDRETQLESQLPSAGISLYGKDPSIYGKDPSIYGQDPSIYGQDPSLSSIRSSGIGRPGAPIVTQIAQTMQIPLSYAEDIIGVEGSNIAFIRRSSGAILTVQESRGLPDEITVEIKGTSSQVQMAQQLIQN, encoded by the exons ATGGCCACCGCCCAGCCCACCGAGAACGGCTCCGCGAAGGTTACGGAACCCGACCTGCAACAACCCGCATCCGAAACCACCACCGCCTCAATAACCGTACCCGAGTCCGACCAAACAGCCACCACCGCAACGGCAGATAACAATCCGAACCAAAATCCCGAACCCGACTCCGGTCCCCAACCGGAGCCCCGCGCCCAGGAAACTACAACGACGGTTAGCGGCGATGCCACCTCAATCGCCGATAAAAGATGGCCGGGTTGGCCCGGGGACTGTGTGTTTCGGCTAATTGTGCCGGTTCTCAAGGTCGGTAGCATTATCGGCCGAAAAGGCGAGCTCATTAAGAAGATGTGTGAGGAGACCCGAGCTCGCATTCGGGTCCTCGACGGCGCCGTTGGAACTCCTGATCGCATC gtGCTGATCTCTGGAAGGGAAGAGCCAGAGGCTCCTCTGTCCCCTGCAATGGATGCTGTAATAAGAATATTTAAACGTATCTCTGGCTTAGCTGATAGTGAGGGTGATGCAAAAGTGTCCGGTCCTGCTGGAGTTGCATTCTGTTCCATCCGCTTGTTGGTAGCATCCACACAAgcaattaatttaattggaaaACAAGGGTCATTAATCAAATCTATACAGGAGAGTACCGGGGCTTCTGTGCGAGTATTGTCTGGGG ATGAGGTTCCATTCTATGCTGCTGCAGAAGAAAGGATTGTTGAATTGCAGGGAGAAGCTTTAAAGGTTCTCAAAGCTGTAGAAGCAGTAGTGGCTCACCTGAGGAAGTTTTTGGTTGATCATAGTGTTCTTCCACTTTTTGAGAAGACG TACAATGCAACCATCTCACAAGAGCGTCAACCAGATACCTGGGCTGACAAATCGTTGCTGCATACTGCTTCTCAAACGGGAGTTAGCACTAATTATTCTCTCTCAGCAAAAAGGGAATCTTTGTTTCTGGATCGTGAAACTCAATTAGAATCACAACTCCCTTCCGCTGGCATTTCACTTTATGGAAAAGATCCTTCTATTTATGGAAAAGATCCATCTATTTATGGGCAAGATCCTTCTATTTATGGACAAgatccttctctttcttctatCCGTTCTTCAGGGATTGGTCGGCCTGGTGCTCCTATTGTTACTCAG ATTGCACAAACAATGCAAATTCCTCTATCTTATGCCGAGGACATTATTGGGGTTGAAGGTTCGAATATTGCATTCATTCGCCGTAGTAGCGGAGCCATCTTAACTGTGCAAGAGAGCAGGGGACTACCTGATGAAATTACCGTAGAAATAAAAGGCACCTCATCACAGGTTCAAATGGCTCAGCAACTGATTCAG AACTGA
- the LOC117632490 gene encoding RNA-binding KH domain-containing protein PEPPER isoform X1: MATAQPTENGSAKVTEPDLQQPASETTTASITVPESDQTATTATADNNPNQNPEPDSGPQPEPRAQETTTTVSGDATSIADKRWPGWPGDCVFRLIVPVLKVGSIIGRKGELIKKMCEETRARIRVLDGAVGTPDRIVLISGREEPEAPLSPAMDAVIRIFKRISGLADSEGDAKVSGPAGVAFCSIRLLVASTQAINLIGKQGSLIKSIQESTGASVRVLSGDEVPFYAAAEERIVELQGEALKVLKAVEAVVAHLRKFLVDHSVLPLFEKTYNATISQERQPDTWADKSLLHTASQTGVSTNYSLSAKRESLFLDRETQLESQLPSAGISLYGKDPSIYGKDPSIYGQDPSIYGQDPSLSSIRSSGIGRPGAPIVTQIAQTMQIPLSYAEDIIGVEGSNIAFIRRSSGAILTVQESRGLPDEITVEIKGTSSQVQMAQQLIQEVINSRKEPVTSSYGRIDTGMRSSYSQLGASSYPSSSLPSQPYGGGYGSSGLGGGYSTFRL, translated from the exons ATGGCCACCGCCCAGCCCACCGAGAACGGCTCCGCGAAGGTTACGGAACCCGACCTGCAACAACCCGCATCCGAAACCACCACCGCCTCAATAACCGTACCCGAGTCCGACCAAACAGCCACCACCGCAACGGCAGATAACAATCCGAACCAAAATCCCGAACCCGACTCCGGTCCCCAACCGGAGCCCCGCGCCCAGGAAACTACAACGACGGTTAGCGGCGATGCCACCTCAATCGCCGATAAAAGATGGCCGGGTTGGCCCGGGGACTGTGTGTTTCGGCTAATTGTGCCGGTTCTCAAGGTCGGTAGCATTATCGGCCGAAAAGGCGAGCTCATTAAGAAGATGTGTGAGGAGACCCGAGCTCGCATTCGGGTCCTCGACGGCGCCGTTGGAACTCCTGATCGCATC gtGCTGATCTCTGGAAGGGAAGAGCCAGAGGCTCCTCTGTCCCCTGCAATGGATGCTGTAATAAGAATATTTAAACGTATCTCTGGCTTAGCTGATAGTGAGGGTGATGCAAAAGTGTCCGGTCCTGCTGGAGTTGCATTCTGTTCCATCCGCTTGTTGGTAGCATCCACACAAgcaattaatttaattggaaaACAAGGGTCATTAATCAAATCTATACAGGAGAGTACCGGGGCTTCTGTGCGAGTATTGTCTGGGG ATGAGGTTCCATTCTATGCTGCTGCAGAAGAAAGGATTGTTGAATTGCAGGGAGAAGCTTTAAAGGTTCTCAAAGCTGTAGAAGCAGTAGTGGCTCACCTGAGGAAGTTTTTGGTTGATCATAGTGTTCTTCCACTTTTTGAGAAGACG TACAATGCAACCATCTCACAAGAGCGTCAACCAGATACCTGGGCTGACAAATCGTTGCTGCATACTGCTTCTCAAACGGGAGTTAGCACTAATTATTCTCTCTCAGCAAAAAGGGAATCTTTGTTTCTGGATCGTGAAACTCAATTAGAATCACAACTCCCTTCCGCTGGCATTTCACTTTATGGAAAAGATCCTTCTATTTATGGAAAAGATCCATCTATTTATGGGCAAGATCCTTCTATTTATGGACAAgatccttctctttcttctatCCGTTCTTCAGGGATTGGTCGGCCTGGTGCTCCTATTGTTACTCAG ATTGCACAAACAATGCAAATTCCTCTATCTTATGCCGAGGACATTATTGGGGTTGAAGGTTCGAATATTGCATTCATTCGCCGTAGTAGCGGAGCCATCTTAACTGTGCAAGAGAGCAGGGGACTACCTGATGAAATTACCGTAGAAATAAAAGGCACCTCATCACAGGTTCAAATGGCTCAGCAACTGATTCAG GAAGTTATAAACAGTCGCAAGGAACCAGTTACAAGTAGCTATGGCAGGATAGATACTGGAATGAGGTCATCCTACAGTCAGTTAGGTGCTTCATCTTACCCTTCATCTTCATTACCGTCACAACCGTATGGTGGTGGGTATGGATCTTCTGGTCTAGGAGGAGGCTACAGCACTTTCAGGCTTTGA